The proteins below come from a single Esox lucius isolate fEsoLuc1 chromosome 7, fEsoLuc1.pri, whole genome shotgun sequence genomic window:
- the rhbdd2 gene encoding rhomboid domain-containing protein 2: SSSSFAVHKLITYSFHHRTVTQLLLSIGVLVPLCGGIEKSLGTVRFLLIFLLLSISTGVLYTTLGLLLFGTSAQNLVEGLVPVSLSVMSMATVHSRMVKGFLFGVSVPMLALPWLFLLIVTILVPNTVFLCNVVAIIAGGVYGKGCLSRLDLSDTIGTILDRKLPFRLLKNIGFLYVPASTVERRRTVHPPIIPTPGSYPVQAYAPVSSTTSLQATEHTPKTYEGWAHSYYTQRSPVHLSDIYGHNHGYGFKQSFWPIQGHSNEHGHGCSHSQGHSNEHGHGCSHSQGHSNEHGHGCSHSQGHSNEHGHGCSHSQGHSNEHGHGCSHSQGHSNEHGHGCSHSQGHSNEHGHGCSHSQGHCHEHSVNHGHSNSQTSASETSRYCAPTFTDTGLQPSQHIHIGPMSFNAL, encoded by the exons tcctcctcttcctttgcAGTGCACAAGCTCATCACCTACTCCTTCCACCACAGGACAGTGACCCAGCTACTTCTCAGCATTGGGGTTCTTGTGCCTCTCTGTGGTGGCATTGAGAAGAGTTTGGGGACAGTTCGGTTCCTCCTCATTTTTCTGTTGCTTTCTATCAGCACGGGGGTGTTGTACACCACGCTGGGGCTTCTACTGTTTGGCACATCGGCCCAGAACCTGGTGGAGGGGTTAGTTCCTGTATCCCTCTCTGTTATGAGTATGGCCACAGTACACTCTCGTATGGTTAAGGGCTTTCTTTTTGGGGTCAGTGTTCCCATGTTAGCCCTTCCCTGGCTGTTTCTGCTCATCGTAACCATTTTGGTTCCAAACACTGTCTTCCTCTGCAATGTCGTCGCCATCATCGCAGGGGGGGTTT ACGGAAAGGGCTGTCTCTCACGGCTAGACCTATCTGACACCATTGGAACAATCCTGGACAGGAAGTTGCCTTTCAGACTGCTGAAGAACATTGGTTTCCTGTATGTCCCTGCATCCACtgtggagagaaggagaacgGTCCATCCACC AATCATTCCAACCCCAGGCTCCTATCCGGTCCAAGCCTACGCCCCAGTGTCCTCTACCACCAGCTTACAAGCTACTGAGCACACACCAAAGACCTATGAAGGCTGGGCACACTCCTACTACACACAGCGGAGCCCTGTTCATCTCTCAGATATTTATGGACACAACCACGGATATGGCTTTAAGCAGAGTTTTTGGCCCATTCAGGGACATAGTAACGAACATGGACACGGCTGCAGCCACAGTCAGGGACATAGTAACGAACATGGACACGGCTGCAGCCACAGTCAGGGACATAGTAACGAACATGGACACGGCTGCAGCCACAGTCAGGGACATAGTAACGAACATGGACACGGCTGCAGCCACAGTCAGGGACATAGTAACGAACATGGACACGGCTGCAGCCACAGTCAGGGACATAGTAACGAACATGGACACGGCTGCAGCCACAGTCAGGGACATAGTAACGAACATGGACACGGCTGCAGCCACAGTCAGGGACATTGTCATGAACACAGTGTCAACCATGGACACAGTAATAGCCAAACATCTGCTTCAGAAACCAGCAGATACTGTGCTCCAACATTTACAGACACTGGGCTCCAACCTTCTCAACATATCCACATTGGTCCAATGTCTTTCAATGCACTATAA
- the pora gene encoding NADPH--cytochrome P450 reductase isoform X3: MVAFYGSQTGMAEEFCSRLAKDAQRYGMSGMSADPEEYNMSELRRLSEIDNSLAVFCMATYGDGDPTDNAQDFYDWMQETEEDLTGVNFAVFGLGNKTYEHFNAMGKYTDKRLKELGGNRINALGMGDDDGNLEEDFISWKEQFWPAVCEHFGVEATGDNTSIRQYKLVVLTDINVDKVYTGEMGRLKSFETQKPPFDAKNPYLATVATNRQLNQAGNRHLMHLDLDISGSKIRYDSGDHVAVYPINDISVVNRIGQILDADLDAVISLNNLDEESNKKHPFPCPTTYRTALTHYLDITNPPRTNVLFELAQYATDPKDQETLRKMASASIEGKGLYQSWILDARRNILAVLEDMPSLHPTIDHLCELLPRLQARYYSIASSGKVYPTMVSICAVVVDFQTSTGRRFKGVATNWLKNMVVTDNSHKATVPMYVRKSQFRLPYKASNPVVMIGPGTGIAPFMGFLQERGMMKEQGKDVGETILYFGCRHRNEDFLYQQELQEFQKIGVLTQLNVAFSRDQEEKVYVQHLLKKNMEHLWKLIHTDNAHIYICGDARNMARDVQNTFYDIAEEAGGLTHTQAVTYIKKLMTNGRYSQDVWS; encoded by the exons TCAGAGTTGCGTCGTCTTTCGGAGATTGACAATTCCCTGGCTGTGTTCTGCATGGCCACCTATGGGGACGGGGACCCTACAGATAATGCTCAGGACTTCTACGACTGGATGCAGGAGACAGAAGAGGACCTGACCGGAGTCAACTTTGCG GTGTTTGGCTTGGGGAATAAAACGTATGAGCACTTCAATGCCATGGGAAAGTATACAGACAAGAGACTGAAAGAGCTAGGTGGAAACAGGATCAATGCTCTGGGAATGGGAGATGACGATGGCAA TCTGGAGGAAGACTTTATATCATGGAAGGAGCAATTCTGGCCTGCTGTGTGTGAGCACTTTGGAGTGGAAGCTACAGGAGATAACACCAG CATACGACAGTACAAGTTGGTTGTTTTGACTGACATCAACGTTGATAAGGTGTACACTGGGGAGATGGGTCGCCTCAAGAGCTTTGAAACCCAGAAACC GCCTTTTGATGCTAAGAACCCCTATTTGGCCACAGTAGCCACCAACCGTCAGCTGAATCAAGCTGGCAACCGCCATCTAATGCATCTAGACTTGGACATCTCAGGCTCCAAAATAAG ATATGACTCTGGGGACCACGTTGCTGTTTACCCCATTAACGACATATCAGTAGTGAACAGAATAGGCCAGATCCTGGATGCCGACCTGGACGCTGTGATCTCTCTAAACAACCTAGATG aggagTCCAATAAGAAGCACCCGTTCCCATGTCCAACTACGTACCGCACAGCTCTGACCCATTACCTGGATATCACCAACCCACCTCGCACCAACGTGCTGTTCGAGCTCGCCCAGTATGCCACCGATCCCAAGGACCAGGAAACTCTGCGCAAGATGGCCTCTGCCTCCATCGAGGGCAAG GGCCTGTACCAGAGCTGGATCCTGGATGCAAGGAGGAACATCCTGGCTGTGTTAGAGGACATgccatccctccatcctaccATAGACCACCTGTGTGAACTCCTGCCTCGCCTTCAGGCACGCTACTACTCGATCGCCTCCTCTGGCAAG GTGTACCCAACCATGGTGAGCATCTGTGCGGTGGTTGTAGACTTTCAGACCAGCACAGGGCGGAGATTCAAGGGTGTAGCCACTAACTGGCTAAAGAACATGGTTGTGACGGATAACAGCCACAAGGCCACTGTGCCCATGTATGTCCGCAAGTCCCAGTTCCGGTTGCCCTACAAGGCCAGCAACCCAGTGGTGATGATTGGGCCTGGCACTGGCATTGCGCCTTTCATGGGCTTCCtccaggagagagggatgatgaAAGAGCAAG GGAAGGATGTCGGTGAGACAATACTGTACTTTGGCTGTCGCCACAGAAATGAGGACTTCCTGTACCAGCAGGAACTACAGGAGTTTCAGAAGATTGGCGTTTTGACACAACTTAATGTGGCCTTTTCCAGAGATCAGGAGGAGAAG GTTTACGTGCAGCATCTCCTTAAGAAGAACATGGAACATTTGTGGAAGCTGATCCATACTGACAATGCTCACATCTACATTTGTGG GGATGCAAGGAATATGGCTCGGGATGTGCAGAACACCTTCTATGACATCGCTGAAGAAGCGGGAGGCCTTACACACACCCAGGCTGTGACCTACATCAAGAAGCTTATGACTAATGGGCGCTACTCTCAGGACGTGTGGAGCTAA
- the LOC117594672 gene encoding putative uncharacterized protein DDB_G0290521, protein MREGGPRPQLFSSPSTHPSPSTHPSPSTHPSPPSTHPTPSTHPSPSTHPSPSTHPSPSTHPSPSTHPTPSTHPTPSTHPTPSTHPTFPVICAL, encoded by the exons ATGAGAGAGGGTGG TCCCAGACCGCAGTTGTTTTCCAGCCCATCTACACATCCCAGCCCGTCTACACATCCCAGCCCGTCTACACATCCCAGCCC CCCATCCACACATCCCACCCCATCTACACATCCCAGCCCATCTACACATCCCAGCCCATCTACACATCCCAGCCCATCTACACATCCCAGCCCATCTACACATCCCACCCCATCTACACATCCCACCCCATCTACACATCCCACCCCATCTACACATCCCACCTTCCCTGTAATATGTGCCTTGTAA
- the pora gene encoding NADPH--cytochrome P450 reductase isoform X2, giving the protein MKKTNRNMVAFYGSQTGMAEEFCSRLAKDAQRYGMSGMSADPEEYNMSELRRLSEIDNSLAVFCMATYGDGDPTDNAQDFYDWMQETEEDLTGVNFAVFGLGNKTYEHFNAMGKYTDKRLKELGGNRINALGMGDDDGNLEEDFISWKEQFWPAVCEHFGVEATGDNTSIRQYKLVVLTDINVDKVYTGEMGRLKSFETQKPPFDAKNPYLATVATNRQLNQAGNRHLMHLDLDISGSKIRYDSGDHVAVYPINDISVVNRIGQILDADLDAVISLNNLDEESNKKHPFPCPTTYRTALTHYLDITNPPRTNVLFELAQYATDPKDQETLRKMASASIEGKGLYQSWILDARRNILAVLEDMPSLHPTIDHLCELLPRLQARYYSIASSGKVYPTMVSICAVVVDFQTSTGRRFKGVATNWLKNMVVTDNSHKATVPMYVRKSQFRLPYKASNPVVMIGPGTGIAPFMGFLQERGMMKEQGKDVGETILYFGCRHRNEDFLYQQELQEFQKIGVLTQLNVAFSRDQEEKVYVQHLLKKNMEHLWKLIHTDNAHIYICGDARNMARDVQNTFYDIAEEAGGLTHTQAVTYIKKLMTNGRYSQDVWS; this is encoded by the exons TCAGAGTTGCGTCGTCTTTCGGAGATTGACAATTCCCTGGCTGTGTTCTGCATGGCCACCTATGGGGACGGGGACCCTACAGATAATGCTCAGGACTTCTACGACTGGATGCAGGAGACAGAAGAGGACCTGACCGGAGTCAACTTTGCG GTGTTTGGCTTGGGGAATAAAACGTATGAGCACTTCAATGCCATGGGAAAGTATACAGACAAGAGACTGAAAGAGCTAGGTGGAAACAGGATCAATGCTCTGGGAATGGGAGATGACGATGGCAA TCTGGAGGAAGACTTTATATCATGGAAGGAGCAATTCTGGCCTGCTGTGTGTGAGCACTTTGGAGTGGAAGCTACAGGAGATAACACCAG CATACGACAGTACAAGTTGGTTGTTTTGACTGACATCAACGTTGATAAGGTGTACACTGGGGAGATGGGTCGCCTCAAGAGCTTTGAAACCCAGAAACC GCCTTTTGATGCTAAGAACCCCTATTTGGCCACAGTAGCCACCAACCGTCAGCTGAATCAAGCTGGCAACCGCCATCTAATGCATCTAGACTTGGACATCTCAGGCTCCAAAATAAG ATATGACTCTGGGGACCACGTTGCTGTTTACCCCATTAACGACATATCAGTAGTGAACAGAATAGGCCAGATCCTGGATGCCGACCTGGACGCTGTGATCTCTCTAAACAACCTAGATG aggagTCCAATAAGAAGCACCCGTTCCCATGTCCAACTACGTACCGCACAGCTCTGACCCATTACCTGGATATCACCAACCCACCTCGCACCAACGTGCTGTTCGAGCTCGCCCAGTATGCCACCGATCCCAAGGACCAGGAAACTCTGCGCAAGATGGCCTCTGCCTCCATCGAGGGCAAG GGCCTGTACCAGAGCTGGATCCTGGATGCAAGGAGGAACATCCTGGCTGTGTTAGAGGACATgccatccctccatcctaccATAGACCACCTGTGTGAACTCCTGCCTCGCCTTCAGGCACGCTACTACTCGATCGCCTCCTCTGGCAAG GTGTACCCAACCATGGTGAGCATCTGTGCGGTGGTTGTAGACTTTCAGACCAGCACAGGGCGGAGATTCAAGGGTGTAGCCACTAACTGGCTAAAGAACATGGTTGTGACGGATAACAGCCACAAGGCCACTGTGCCCATGTATGTCCGCAAGTCCCAGTTCCGGTTGCCCTACAAGGCCAGCAACCCAGTGGTGATGATTGGGCCTGGCACTGGCATTGCGCCTTTCATGGGCTTCCtccaggagagagggatgatgaAAGAGCAAG GGAAGGATGTCGGTGAGACAATACTGTACTTTGGCTGTCGCCACAGAAATGAGGACTTCCTGTACCAGCAGGAACTACAGGAGTTTCAGAAGATTGGCGTTTTGACACAACTTAATGTGGCCTTTTCCAGAGATCAGGAGGAGAAG GTTTACGTGCAGCATCTCCTTAAGAAGAACATGGAACATTTGTGGAAGCTGATCCATACTGACAATGCTCACATCTACATTTGTGG GGATGCAAGGAATATGGCTCGGGATGTGCAGAACACCTTCTATGACATCGCTGAAGAAGCGGGAGGCCTTACACACACCCAGGCTGTGACCTACATCAAGAAGCTTATGACTAATGGGCGCTACTCTCAGGACGTGTGGAGCTAA
- the pora gene encoding NADPH--cytochrome P450 reductase isoform X4, producing the protein MATYGDGDPTDNAQDFYDWMQETEEDLTGVNFAVFGLGNKTYEHFNAMGKYTDKRLKELGGNRINALGMGDDDGNLEEDFISWKEQFWPAVCEHFGVEATGDNTSIRQYKLVVLTDINVDKVYTGEMGRLKSFETQKPPFDAKNPYLATVATNRQLNQAGNRHLMHLDLDISGSKIRYDSGDHVAVYPINDISVVNRIGQILDADLDAVISLNNLDEESNKKHPFPCPTTYRTALTHYLDITNPPRTNVLFELAQYATDPKDQETLRKMASASIEGKGLYQSWILDARRNILAVLEDMPSLHPTIDHLCELLPRLQARYYSIASSGKVYPTMVSICAVVVDFQTSTGRRFKGVATNWLKNMVVTDNSHKATVPMYVRKSQFRLPYKASNPVVMIGPGTGIAPFMGFLQERGMMKEQGKDVGETILYFGCRHRNEDFLYQQELQEFQKIGVLTQLNVAFSRDQEEKVYVQHLLKKNMEHLWKLIHTDNAHIYICGDARNMARDVQNTFYDIAEEAGGLTHTQAVTYIKKLMTNGRYSQDVWS; encoded by the exons ATGGCCACCTATGGGGACGGGGACCCTACAGATAATGCTCAGGACTTCTACGACTGGATGCAGGAGACAGAAGAGGACCTGACCGGAGTCAACTTTGCG GTGTTTGGCTTGGGGAATAAAACGTATGAGCACTTCAATGCCATGGGAAAGTATACAGACAAGAGACTGAAAGAGCTAGGTGGAAACAGGATCAATGCTCTGGGAATGGGAGATGACGATGGCAA TCTGGAGGAAGACTTTATATCATGGAAGGAGCAATTCTGGCCTGCTGTGTGTGAGCACTTTGGAGTGGAAGCTACAGGAGATAACACCAG CATACGACAGTACAAGTTGGTTGTTTTGACTGACATCAACGTTGATAAGGTGTACACTGGGGAGATGGGTCGCCTCAAGAGCTTTGAAACCCAGAAACC GCCTTTTGATGCTAAGAACCCCTATTTGGCCACAGTAGCCACCAACCGTCAGCTGAATCAAGCTGGCAACCGCCATCTAATGCATCTAGACTTGGACATCTCAGGCTCCAAAATAAG ATATGACTCTGGGGACCACGTTGCTGTTTACCCCATTAACGACATATCAGTAGTGAACAGAATAGGCCAGATCCTGGATGCCGACCTGGACGCTGTGATCTCTCTAAACAACCTAGATG aggagTCCAATAAGAAGCACCCGTTCCCATGTCCAACTACGTACCGCACAGCTCTGACCCATTACCTGGATATCACCAACCCACCTCGCACCAACGTGCTGTTCGAGCTCGCCCAGTATGCCACCGATCCCAAGGACCAGGAAACTCTGCGCAAGATGGCCTCTGCCTCCATCGAGGGCAAG GGCCTGTACCAGAGCTGGATCCTGGATGCAAGGAGGAACATCCTGGCTGTGTTAGAGGACATgccatccctccatcctaccATAGACCACCTGTGTGAACTCCTGCCTCGCCTTCAGGCACGCTACTACTCGATCGCCTCCTCTGGCAAG GTGTACCCAACCATGGTGAGCATCTGTGCGGTGGTTGTAGACTTTCAGACCAGCACAGGGCGGAGATTCAAGGGTGTAGCCACTAACTGGCTAAAGAACATGGTTGTGACGGATAACAGCCACAAGGCCACTGTGCCCATGTATGTCCGCAAGTCCCAGTTCCGGTTGCCCTACAAGGCCAGCAACCCAGTGGTGATGATTGGGCCTGGCACTGGCATTGCGCCTTTCATGGGCTTCCtccaggagagagggatgatgaAAGAGCAAG GGAAGGATGTCGGTGAGACAATACTGTACTTTGGCTGTCGCCACAGAAATGAGGACTTCCTGTACCAGCAGGAACTACAGGAGTTTCAGAAGATTGGCGTTTTGACACAACTTAATGTGGCCTTTTCCAGAGATCAGGAGGAGAAG GTTTACGTGCAGCATCTCCTTAAGAAGAACATGGAACATTTGTGGAAGCTGATCCATACTGACAATGCTCACATCTACATTTGTGG GGATGCAAGGAATATGGCTCGGGATGTGCAGAACACCTTCTATGACATCGCTGAAGAAGCGGGAGGCCTTACACACACCCAGGCTGTGACCTACATCAAGAAGCTTATGACTAATGGGCGCTACTCTCAGGACGTGTGGAGCTAA
- the mks1 gene encoding Meckel syndrome type 1 protein, whose amino-acid sequence MADGWNTDTGEAVYRSRDAVKNLKIKIHIQRVTSTAALSQHLQQQVLAQQERDVIELNTLNSQAQSAGDDEEELVVGWQEKLFSQYEVDLFQSESVCQTPLERQYHTEIMALERTRGRPNRRIFTYTDFDRYTNWEGHAQSLVTQAKSNPTFLAERMANVRHRRQDRRPVDSSIPKSRLINWEPSEDFVKTSHVVNTPVMTMHIMGDLGPQGKLGQKEKECLLCTIRADGNGVVTIKPDFNKGKEPYRVETDGEKREVWRLTLENVSANIRPEEKEQEQRMYKDLYVRHKDYLNSMVGQDFEMPPPGILRLLVNGEIESAKGFEYDNLYVHFFMELPKNWSTLPFQTLSGVTQTCRTKAIGKDDVAFFSYPFSFEAYFRREDETDDYLPQWPVVYFKVLSLDFWQRYRTEGYGYLVIPSTPGKHTVSCHTWRPLQTGTVSELRRFFIGGSPELEDYSYVRVPGTFKGDRLSRFGFRTLTSGTVTFNLHCIQHSRAFVDASTLKKRRQSVLDQLGGFSQQGAVYNVLEAFQRARTRMQEARQSLPRDLINTTNQLNTDSTA is encoded by the exons ATGGCAGACGGATGGAACACTGACACAGGAGAGGCTGTCTATCGGTCCCGGGATGCTGTCAAAAACCTTAAAATTAA GATCCATATTCAGAGGGTCACCTCCACAGCAGCTCTTTCCCAACACCTTCAGCAGCAGGTTTTGGCTCAACAGGAGAGGGACGTCATTGAGCTCAACACTCTCAACTCACAGGCTCAATCAG CTggagatgatgaagaggagctAGTGGTAGGCTGGCAGGAGAAACTGTTCAGTCAG TATGAAGTGGATTTGTTTCAGAGTGAGTCAGTTTGCCAGACTCCATTGGAGAGACAGTACCACACAGAGATCATGGCTCTGGAGCGGACCAGGGGCCGACCGAACCGGAGGATTTTCACCTACACCGATTTTGACCGTTACACCAATTGGGAAGGA CATGCCCAGAGTCTGGTGACACAGGCTAAGTCTAACCCGACCTTCCTGGCAGAGAGGATGGCCAATGTCAGACACAGACGACAAGACAGACGGCCAGT TGACAGCAGCATCCCCAAGTCCAGGCTGATTAACTGGGAGCCTTCAGAGGACTTTGTGAAGACCAGCCATGTGGTCAACACACCTGTAATGACAATGCACATTATGGGGGACCTGGGGCCACAGGGCAA ACTTGGCCAGAAGGAGAAGGAATGCTTGTTGTGCACGATAAGAGCAGACGGAAATGGCGTGGTCACCATCAAACCAGATTTCAACAAAGGAAAAGAGCCCTACAG AGTTGAGACTGatggggagaagagggaggtgtGGCGTCTGACCCTGGAAAATGTTTCCGCCAACATCAGACCAGAGGAGAAGGAACAGGAGCAACGAATGTACAAAGAT CTTTACGTACGTCATAAAGACTATCTCAACAGTATGGTTGGCCAGGACTTTGAAATG CCTCCTCCTGGTATCCTGCGTCTGTTGGTGAATGGAGAGATAG AGTCTGCCAAAGGCTTTGAATATGACAACTTATATGTACACTTTTTCATGGAGCTGCCCAAAA ATTGGTCTACTCTTCCATTCCAGACTCTCTCTGGGGTGACTCAGACCTGTCGCACTAAGGCCATTGGAAAG GATGATGTGGCCTTCTTTAGTTACCCTTTCAGCTTTGAGGCATACTTCAGGAGAGAAGATGAGACAGATG ACTACCTCCCCCAATGGCCTGTTGTGTACTTCAAGGTACTCTCCCTGGACTTCTGGCAGCGCTACAGAACTGAAGGCTATGGCTACCTAGTTATCCCGTCTACCCCTG GGAAACATACAGTATCGTGTCATACATGGAGACCCCTGCAAACAGGGACTGTGTCAGAGTTAAGACGTTTCTTTATTGGCGGGTCCCCTGAGCTGGAGGACTACAGTTACGTCAGAGTCCCAGGGACCTTTAAG GGAGACAGGCTGAGTCGCTTTGGTTTCCGCACACTAACCTCAGGCACTGTCACATTCAACCTCCACTGTATCCAGCACTCCAG ggcGTTCGTTGATGCCAGCACCCTTAAGAAGAGGAGGCAGAGTGTACTAGACCAGCTGGGAGGCTTTAGTCAGCAAGGGGCTGTCTACAATGTCCTTG AGGCGTTCCAAAGGGCTAGGACACGGATGCAGGAGGCCAGACAAAGTCTTCCCAGAGATCTTATCAACACTACAAATCAACTCAACACTGATTCCACGGCTTAg